From Deferrivibrio essentukiensis, one genomic window encodes:
- a CDS encoding cob(I)yrinic acid a,c-diamide adenosyltransferase translates to MSIATKKGDKGETSLFTGERISKSDLRVEVYGTSDELIVFIGNLRVNTHFFESELIEIQKRLYRMNSYFASKKDKEKFLLTKDDVDFLDNLLNKLEDEFGKVEGFILPSESKGAALCDICRVVCRRLERRAVTLSKIDDVDSNILKFINRLSDVFFMMARVIGRMEKGVLRGFN, encoded by the coding sequence ATGAGTATTGCTACTAAAAAAGGGGACAAAGGGGAAACATCACTTTTTACAGGTGAGCGTATATCTAAATCAGATTTGAGAGTCGAAGTTTATGGGACTTCTGATGAATTGATTGTATTTATAGGTAATTTAAGAGTAAATACCCATTTTTTTGAAAGTGAGCTCATTGAGATTCAAAAAAGACTTTATCGTATGAATTCTTATTTTGCTTCAAAGAAAGATAAAGAAAAATTTTTATTAACAAAAGATGATGTTGATTTTTTGGATAATTTGTTAAATAAGTTAGAAGACGAATTTGGCAAAGTAGAAGGCTTTATATTGCCATCCGAGTCAAAAGGTGCGGCACTTTGTGATATTTGTAGAGTAGTTTGCAGAAGACTTGAGCGCAGAGCTGTCACTTTAAGTAAAATTGATGATGTGGATTCAAATATTTTAAAGTTTATAAATAGGTTGTCGGATGTATTTTTTATGATGGCAAGAGTGATAGGAAGGATGGAAAAAGGGGTGTTACGTGGATTTAATTAA